The Vicia villosa cultivar HV-30 ecotype Madison, WI linkage group LG1, Vvil1.0, whole genome shotgun sequence genome includes a region encoding these proteins:
- the LOC131617420 gene encoding ribosomal lysine N-methyltransferase 3-like isoform X2, which yields MATRRLRAFKRWMKSNGFEWSNALEFVDTPEQGISVKALCQMNEGDVVAKMPKQACLTIKTSGACDIIENACLGGYLGLAVAIMYERSLGGDSPWAGYLQLLPQQESLPLVWTLDEVSDLLCGTELQQTVQEDKALVYEDWKENILPLLDSEPSKLNPTFFGVEQYFAAKSLISSRSFEIDDYHGFGMVPLADLFNHKTGAEDVHFTALSSNDESEDNADEGIIDEEALAQNSSMDTTEKGVVSDTEYSSVTEDDTSMLEMVMIKDVSSGAEVYNTYGLLGNAALLHRYGFTEQDNTYDIVNIDMELVLQWCSSLFSDRHSRSRISLWRKLGYSGDSENSEYFEISFDGEPQIELIILLHIIFLPDDVYHKLDLSVAVAGNYGTSMSKKPLMTKEICAALLSLADIRESLYGLKSMEDDVEALERCSFVEDRKVYHSLVLRISERKIIQKLRNYASKSCKIAKPSSARKKVKRTA from the exons ATGGCCACCAG GCGTTTGAGGGCATTCAAGCGGTGGATGAAATCCAACGGATTCGAATGGAGCAATGCATTGGAGTTTGTGGACACCCCTGAACAAGGAATATCCGTTAAAGCATTGTGCCAAATGAATGAAGGTGATGTGGTTGCAAAAATGCCAAAGCAAGCTTGTCTTACAATCAAGACTAGTGGTGCATGTGACATCATTGAAAATGCTTGTTTGGGTGGTTATTTGGGTCTTGCTGTTGCTATCATGTATGAGAGAAGTTTGGGTGGGGATTCTCCTTGGGCTGGTTACCTTCAGCTTTTGCCTCAACAAGAGTCTTTGCCTTTGGTTTGGACTCTTGATGAAGTAAGTGACCTTTTGTGTGGTACTGAGCTTCAACAG ACAGTGCAAGAAGACAAAGCTCTTGTGTATGAGGACTGGAAAGAGAATATTCTACCCCTGTTGGATTCAGAACCTTCAAAGCTTAACCCGACGTTCTTCGGTGTGGAACAGTACTTTGCAGCCAAAAGTCTTATTTCTTCTAGATCTTTCGAGATAGATGATTACCATGGTTTTGGCATGGTCCCCCTAGCGGATCT ATTCAATCATAAAACGGGTGCGGAAGATGTGCATTTTACCGCTTTGTCTTCTAATGATGAATCTGAAGACAATGCTGACGAAGGAATTATTGATGAAGAAGCATTAGCTCAAAATTCATCTATGGATACGACTGAGAAGGGTGTGGTTAGTGACACAGAGTATTCTTCGGTTACTGAGGACGATACATCAATGCTGGAGATGGTTATGATAAAAGATGTTAGCAGTGGAGCCGAA GTATATAATACTTACGGCTTATTGGGTAATGCCGCATTGCTACATAGATATGGATTTACCGAGCAAGATAATACCTATGATATTGTAAATATTGATATGGAGCTGGTACTTCAATGGTGTTCTTCTCTATTCTCTGACCGCCACAGCAGATCAAGAATCTCCCTTTGGAGAAAGTTAGGCTATTCTGGTGACAGCGAAAACTCAGAATATTTCGAGATATCATTTGACGGAGAACCACAGATTGAACTCATCATTTTATTACACATCATATTTTTACCGGATGATGTCTACCATAAATTAGACTTATCAGTAGCAGTTGCTGGAAATTATGGGACTAGTATGAGCAAGAAGCCATTGATGACGAAAGAAATTTGCGCAGCTTTGTTGTCACTGGCTGATATAAGGGAGAGTCTCTATGGTTTGAAATCAATGGAAGATGATGTTGAGGCGCTGGAAAGGTGTAGTTTTGTTGAAGACAGAAAGGTGTATCATTCTTTGGTTCTGCGTATCAGTGAAAGGAAGATCATTCAAAAACTCAGAAATTATGCTTCAAAGTCATGTAAGATTGCTAAACCTAGTTCTGCCAGGAAGAAGGTGAAAAGGACAGCATAG
- the LOC131617420 gene encoding ribosomal lysine N-methyltransferase 3-like isoform X1 gives MICYLFRRLRAFKRWMKSNGFEWSNALEFVDTPEQGISVKALCQMNEGDVVAKMPKQACLTIKTSGACDIIENACLGGYLGLAVAIMYERSLGGDSPWAGYLQLLPQQESLPLVWTLDEVSDLLCGTELQQTVQEDKALVYEDWKENILPLLDSEPSKLNPTFFGVEQYFAAKSLISSRSFEIDDYHGFGMVPLADLFNHKTGAEDVHFTALSSNDESEDNADEGIIDEEALAQNSSMDTTEKGVVSDTEYSSVTEDDTSMLEMVMIKDVSSGAEVYNTYGLLGNAALLHRYGFTEQDNTYDIVNIDMELVLQWCSSLFSDRHSRSRISLWRKLGYSGDSENSEYFEISFDGEPQIELIILLHIIFLPDDVYHKLDLSVAVAGNYGTSMSKKPLMTKEICAALLSLADIRESLYGLKSMEDDVEALERCSFVEDRKVYHSLVLRISERKIIQKLRNYASKSCKIAKPSSARKKVKRTA, from the exons ATGATCTGTTATCTGTTCAGGCGTTTGAGGGCATTCAAGCGGTGGATGAAATCCAACGGATTCGAATGGAGCAATGCATTGGAGTTTGTGGACACCCCTGAACAAGGAATATCCGTTAAAGCATTGTGCCAAATGAATGAAGGTGATGTGGTTGCAAAAATGCCAAAGCAAGCTTGTCTTACAATCAAGACTAGTGGTGCATGTGACATCATTGAAAATGCTTGTTTGGGTGGTTATTTGGGTCTTGCTGTTGCTATCATGTATGAGAGAAGTTTGGGTGGGGATTCTCCTTGGGCTGGTTACCTTCAGCTTTTGCCTCAACAAGAGTCTTTGCCTTTGGTTTGGACTCTTGATGAAGTAAGTGACCTTTTGTGTGGTACTGAGCTTCAACAG ACAGTGCAAGAAGACAAAGCTCTTGTGTATGAGGACTGGAAAGAGAATATTCTACCCCTGTTGGATTCAGAACCTTCAAAGCTTAACCCGACGTTCTTCGGTGTGGAACAGTACTTTGCAGCCAAAAGTCTTATTTCTTCTAGATCTTTCGAGATAGATGATTACCATGGTTTTGGCATGGTCCCCCTAGCGGATCT ATTCAATCATAAAACGGGTGCGGAAGATGTGCATTTTACCGCTTTGTCTTCTAATGATGAATCTGAAGACAATGCTGACGAAGGAATTATTGATGAAGAAGCATTAGCTCAAAATTCATCTATGGATACGACTGAGAAGGGTGTGGTTAGTGACACAGAGTATTCTTCGGTTACTGAGGACGATACATCAATGCTGGAGATGGTTATGATAAAAGATGTTAGCAGTGGAGCCGAA GTATATAATACTTACGGCTTATTGGGTAATGCCGCATTGCTACATAGATATGGATTTACCGAGCAAGATAATACCTATGATATTGTAAATATTGATATGGAGCTGGTACTTCAATGGTGTTCTTCTCTATTCTCTGACCGCCACAGCAGATCAAGAATCTCCCTTTGGAGAAAGTTAGGCTATTCTGGTGACAGCGAAAACTCAGAATATTTCGAGATATCATTTGACGGAGAACCACAGATTGAACTCATCATTTTATTACACATCATATTTTTACCGGATGATGTCTACCATAAATTAGACTTATCAGTAGCAGTTGCTGGAAATTATGGGACTAGTATGAGCAAGAAGCCATTGATGACGAAAGAAATTTGCGCAGCTTTGTTGTCACTGGCTGATATAAGGGAGAGTCTCTATGGTTTGAAATCAATGGAAGATGATGTTGAGGCGCTGGAAAGGTGTAGTTTTGTTGAAGACAGAAAGGTGTATCATTCTTTGGTTCTGCGTATCAGTGAAAGGAAGATCATTCAAAAACTCAGAAATTATGCTTCAAAGTCATGTAAGATTGCTAAACCTAGTTCTGCCAGGAAGAAGGTGAAAAGGACAGCATAG
- the LOC131617438 gene encoding 4,5-DOPA dioxygenase extradiol-like, protein MALKQTFYISHGSPELAIDETIPAWKFLTSWKQVFPQRPSSILVISGHWDTSVPTVNVVSRNETIHDFGGFPRRMYKLKYPAPGAPKLAKRVKELIESSGLSQVNEDKKRGLDHGTWVPLMLMYPEADIPVCQLSVSSSRDGTYHYNLGKALAPLKDEGVLIIGSGSATHNLRAIGPRESPPPPWALAFDSWLKESLVEGRYDEINHYEEKAPYAKVAHPWPDHFFPLHVAMGAAGENSKAKVIHESWDGGAFSYASFGFTSASS, encoded by the exons ATGGCATTGAAGCAAACCTTTTACATATCACATGGATCACCAGAACTAGCCATAGATGAAACAATCCCTGCATGGAAattcttgacatcatggaaaCAGGTGTTTCCTCAAAGACCCTCTTCCATTCTTGTTATCTCTGGTCATTGGGACACGTCTGTTCCCACCGTCAACGTTGTTAGCCGCAACGAAACCATCCATGACTTTGGAGGATTCCCCAGGCGCATGTACAAG CTCAAGTATCCGGCACCAGGTGCTCCAAAGTTAGCGAAGAGGGTGAAGGAACTAATCGAATCATCCGGGTTGAGTCAAGTGAACGAAGATAAAAAACGCGGGCTTGATCATGGTACATGGGTGCCTCTAATGTTGATGTATCCAGAAGCTGATATCCCTGTGTGTCAACTTTCTGTTTCATCAAGTAGAGATGGTACTTATCATTATAACTTGGGAAAGGCACTGGCTCCTCTGAAAGATGAAGGTGTTCTAATAATTGGATCCGGAAGTGCCACTCATAACTTGAGAGCAATTGGTCCCCGCGAAAGTCCTCCTCCTCCTTGGGCTCTCGCATTCGATTCTTGGCTAAAAGAATCCCTTGTCGAAGGAAG GTATGATGAAATAAATCATTATGAAGAGAAGGCTCCATATGCAAAAGTGGCTCATCCATGGCCTGATCACTTCTTCCCATTGCATGTGGCTATGGGGGCTGCTGGTGAGAATTCAAAGGCCAAGGTTATTCATGAGAGTTGGGATGGTGGTGCTTTTTCTTATGCCTCTTTTGGTTTCACATCCGCTAGTAGCTAA
- the LOC131617459 gene encoding zinc-finger homeodomain protein 2-like — protein sequence MEKNTVVKYKECLKNHAAAIGGNATDGCGEFMASGDSDSLEAFNCCACNCHRNFHRKEIEYDSQYYPLSLIPDHNINTPFLAHLSPIKSESNSPSDQPYYEKDCIKEVENRTEKMIKKRSRTKFSKEQKEKMLCFAEKAEWRIQKLEESVVQMFCQEIGIKRKILKVWMHNNKNTFSKRNVCSISDKF from the coding sequence ATGGAGAAAAATACAGTAGTGAAATATAAAGAGTGCCTCAAGAACCATGCTGCTGCAATTGGTGGCAATGCAACTGATGGATGTGGCGAGTTCATGGCTAGTGGAGACAGTGACTCACTTGAAGCTTTTAACTGTTGTGCTTGTAATTGCCACAGAAACTTCCACAGAAAAGAAATAGAGTATGATTCTCAATATTATCCTCTTTCATTGATTCCTGATCATAACATTAATACCCCCTTCTTGGCTCATTTATCTCCAATCAAAAGTGAATCAAATAGTCCTTCTGATCAGCCTTACTATGAGAAAGATTGTATCAAAGAGGTGGAAAATCGAACGGAAAAGATGATTAAGAAGAGGTCTAGAACCAAGTTTAGTAAAGAACAGAAGGAGAAGATGTTGTGTTTTGCAGAAAAAGCTGAATGGAGGATACAGAAGCTAGAGGAATCTGTGGTGCAGATGTTTTGTCAAGAGATTGGAATCAAGAGAAAAATACTCAAAGTGTGGATGCACAATAATAAGAACACTTTTTCCAAAAGAAATGTTTGTAGTATTAGTGACAAATTTTAG
- the LOC131617449 gene encoding peroxidase 47-like, whose translation MKSLKMVMVKLMTVFMLIEVITCQFGFGFGADGGLNMNYYLMSCPFVEPVVKNIVNRALDNDATLAAALIRMHFHDCFIEGCDGSILLDSTKDNTAEKDSPANLSLRGYEVIDDIKDELERRCPGVVSCADILAMAATEAVFYAGGPVYNIPKGRKDGRRSRIEDTRNLPSPTFNASELIRLFGLHGFSAQEMVALSGAHTLGVARCSSFKNRLSQVDPALDSEFAKTLSRTCTSGDNAEQPFDATRNDFDNVYFRALLRRNGVLFSDQDLYTSPRTWNFVNAYAMNEALFFLDFQRAMVKMGLLDIKQGSNGEVRDNCRKIN comes from the exons ATGAAGTCATTGAAAATGGTAATGGTTAAGTTGATGACAGTGTTTATGCTAATAGAGGTGATTACGTGCCAATTTGGTTTTGGATTTGGAGCAGATGGTGGGTTGAATATGAACTACTACTTGATGAGTTGCCCTTTTGTTGAACCTGTTGTTAAGAACATAGTGAATAGAGCTTTGGATAATGATGCTACCCTTGCAGCTGCTCTTATTAGAATGCACTTCCATGACTGCTTCATTGAg GGATGTGATGGGTCAATTCTACTTGATTCCACTAAGGATAACACAGCAGAAAAGGATTCACCAGCAAATTTAAGCTTAAGAGGATACGAAGTCATAGATGATATCAAAGATGAACTTGAAAGACGATGTCCTGGTGTGGTTTCATGTGCTGATATTCTTGCTATGGCTGCCACAGAAGCTGTTTTCTAT GCTGGAGGTCCGGTTTATAACATACCTAAAGGAAGAAAAGACGGAAGAAGATCGAGAATTGAGGATACTAGAAATTTACCATCACCTACCTTTAATGCCTCTGAGCTCATTAGGTTGTTTGGTCTACATGGTTTTTCGGCTCAAGAGATGGTCGCTCTCTCGG GGGCACATACATTAGGAGTGGCAAGGTGTTCATCATTCAAGAACAGATTAAGCCAAGTGGATCCAGCTTTGGATTCAGAATTTGCAAAGACACTATCTAGAACATGTACTTCTGGTGACAATGCGGAACAACCATTCGATGCAACCAGGAACGATTTCGACAATGTTTACTTTAGAGCTTTGTTGAGGAGAAATGGTGTTCTATTTTCAGATCAAGACCTCTATACTAGTCCAAGAACATGGAACTTTGTGAATGCTTATGCAATGAATGAAGCATTGTTCTTTCTTGATTTTCAACGCGCGATGGTGAAGATGGGATTGCTTGATATTAAACAAGGTTCTAATGGTGAAGTTCGAGACAATTGCCGCAAAATCAACTAA